Proteins found in one Planctomycetaceae bacterium genomic segment:
- a CDS encoding Gfo/Idh/MocA family oxidoreductase: MSKVVKIGVIGVGWPGCEHLKGYKSDTAAQVVALCDINTDLLAAKCKEYDVPQGFASYRKMLAQADLDAVSVAVPNDLHAPITIAALQAGKHVICEKPPARKVAEAQAMAAAAKKARKVLMYALCQRFTSAATTIHRYVESGELGEIYFGRAVYHRRRGIPLGTKSWFVDKSRAGGGALIDIGVHALDNAWWLMGCPRPVSVCGAAYTRFAHTVPAGVKYDVDDSAFALIRFANDAVLILEASWALNQRGGSAIQIAGTLGGAEVNPLTIFVERNGMQMDITPQPPANNPFADEVKHFVQCIQTRRQPIPCAAHGVTLMKMLNGVYDSQKTRREVRIS; encoded by the coding sequence ATGTCCAAGGTCGTCAAGATCGGCGTCATCGGCGTGGGCTGGCCCGGCTGCGAGCACCTCAAAGGATACAAGTCCGACACGGCTGCACAAGTCGTCGCCCTGTGCGACATCAACACCGACCTGCTGGCCGCCAAGTGCAAAGAGTACGACGTGCCCCAGGGCTTCGCCAGCTACAGGAAAATGCTCGCCCAGGCCGATCTCGACGCCGTCAGCGTGGCCGTCCCCAATGACCTGCACGCCCCAATCACCATCGCCGCCCTGCAGGCGGGAAAGCACGTTATCTGCGAGAAACCTCCCGCCCGCAAGGTCGCCGAGGCGCAGGCGATGGCCGCGGCGGCCAAGAAGGCCCGCAAGGTCCTCATGTACGCCCTGTGCCAGCGATTCACCAGCGCCGCGACCACCATCCATCGCTATGTCGAGTCGGGCGAACTGGGCGAGATCTACTTCGGCCGGGCGGTCTACCACCGCCGCCGCGGAATTCCGCTGGGGACCAAGAGCTGGTTCGTGGACAAGTCGCGGGCCGGCGGCGGAGCACTGATCGACATCGGCGTTCACGCCCTGGATAACGCCTGGTGGCTGATGGGCTGCCCGCGCCCTGTCAGCGTCTGCGGGGCCGCCTACACCCGCTTCGCCCATACCGTGCCCGCCGGGGTCAAGTACGACGTCGACGACTCGGCGTTCGCCCTGATCCGCTTCGCCAACGACGCGGTGCTGATCCTCGAGGCCAGTTGGGCACTCAACCAGCGTGGCGGCAGCGCCATCCAGATCGCCGGGACCCTCGGCGGCGCCGAAGTCAACCCGCTGACCATCTTCGTCGAACGCAACGGCATGCAGATGGACATCACCCCCCAGCCGCCGGCCAACAACCCCTTCGCCGACGAGGTCAAGCACTTCGTCCAGTGCATCCAGACCCGCCGCCAGCCGATCCCCTGCGCCGCCCACGGCGTGACGCTGATGAAAATGCTCAACGGCGTCTACGACTCCCAGAAGACCCGCCGCGAGGTTCGGATTTCATAG
- a CDS encoding DUF4328 domain-containing protein, with translation MIIVCPKCGLRLTSDDSLAGKQGRCPDCREVFIVAAPADGTSPPPLPGVRQPLRPCGAPDKVARGCYRGYLLCGSLIIAIIGLIFISSLLSIFGRQPFDGLFLAAGLLTILLAVAYAAALVLYLIVLYRMWRAVQPAEITPGAAVGFMLMPLFNVYWAFRTHGGWCQWYNRRLAATGAPSRPASRALGNSVVIVWAASLLLVVLAVALISDQTPEAAAAGGIAVLMAGLCHLAYFILLACFLKNACDGIDALSPLPLGGPEA, from the coding sequence ATGATCATCGTCTGTCCCAAGTGCGGGTTGCGGTTGACTTCGGATGATTCGCTTGCAGGCAAGCAGGGCCGATGCCCGGATTGTCGCGAGGTCTTCATCGTGGCAGCGCCGGCGGACGGCACATCGCCGCCGCCGCTTCCTGGGGTCCGGCAGCCATTGCGCCCTTGCGGCGCGCCCGACAAGGTCGCCCGCGGATGCTATCGTGGGTACCTCCTCTGCGGAAGCCTGATCATCGCCATCATTGGACTAATCTTCATCTCGTCGCTGTTGAGTATCTTCGGCAGGCAGCCGTTCGACGGCCTATTTCTTGCCGCAGGATTGTTAACGATTCTGCTCGCGGTTGCATATGCAGCGGCGTTGGTGCTGTACTTGATCGTCCTGTACCGAATGTGGCGGGCGGTGCAGCCGGCCGAGATCACGCCCGGAGCGGCTGTGGGATTCATGCTGATGCCGCTATTCAACGTGTACTGGGCTTTTCGCACCCATGGCGGCTGGTGCCAGTGGTACAACCGGCGGTTGGCGGCGACCGGAGCCCCGTCGCGCCCGGCGTCTCGAGCTTTGGGCAACAGTGTGGTGATCGTGTGGGCTGCCAGCCTTCTTCTGGTGGTGCTTGCCGTAGCGTTGATATCCGACCAAACGCCCGAAGCCGCCGCTGCAGGCGGCATAGCCGTATTGATGGCGGGCTTGTGCCACCTGGCCTACTTCATTCTGCTGGCGTGCTTTCTCAAGAACGCCTGCGACGGGATCGATGCCCTGTCGCCGCTTCCACTGGGCGGGCCTGAGGCCTGA
- a CDS encoding CehA/McbA family metallohydrolase, with protein MPPVIDGPASSHFTPLPLSGNVALTDLKESQATRCWVDAAPHAPSGKCVGWGVPFNVGAKAIVLREGAVTRKLKPLRARWLVFMHTSEIRDWPRDQRGCPESPRRGPGYLNEHVANYVLLYADGTEASAEIRRRHQIGPMQRGWGENCFQAVAMHKPHPVPANHEKPSHGWGWTQTRAASGDMGWWVNWLWAMENPHPEKKIVALRFESVSGMIAISAVTAGNVASNPLVWGTRQKAVLTLPAGANWDSTLDDNGRLAQIALDMGQVISAAPRLEYPSGAAWTRTYNNQMPGVNPREIVVEYAAHADAAFHLAGGRKIPVAQAFQPVSSQLSLSSQPGKAVLPSQPGKAVPLVAIAPATQRVTLRVVEQGGKKPVAAKLHVHGAAGEYLPPVDRHRIPNACWYEDWSVDFVHGGHLCSYIPGETTLNLPLGKVYVEVSKGFEIRPVRKVVTVTAATKEIVIPIERVLPWRQAGWVSADTHVHFLSPHSALLEGAGEGVNVVNLLASQWGELMTNVGDFDGKTLGEKATGGDGEHLVRVGTENRQHILGHISLLGYRPPIIAPMTTGGADEAAIGDGVECLLTEWARMCKRQGGVVIVPHFPAPRAEHAAAIVDGAVSGVEMTSWGNLYYGIDAYSLCDWYRYLNCGYFVAAVGGTDKMSANTAVGTVRTYAQIRRGQAFTYEAWKQAIRDGRTFVTFGPLLDFAVEGRPSGTRIAMKATGGTVDVTYRVASVTVPMTKVELIVNGEVRDSRRVDPSGDIGHWSLKIDRSSWVALLVRAKYKDKPEMIAAHSSPVIVDVKGSEFFAAADAMTILEQIEGAMAYLDTVGPRHSATAHRRMRLVLTGVHRKLHNRMHQHGEFHNHTPTADHREHH; from the coding sequence ATGCCACCAGTCATCGACGGTCCGGCCAGTTCGCATTTCACGCCGCTGCCTCTTTCGGGGAATGTTGCCTTGACGGATCTGAAGGAGTCGCAGGCTACTCGGTGCTGGGTGGATGCGGCCCCGCATGCGCCTTCGGGCAAGTGCGTCGGGTGGGGTGTGCCGTTTAATGTCGGGGCGAAGGCAATTGTCTTGCGCGAGGGGGCGGTGACGCGGAAGCTCAAACCGCTGCGGGCTCGGTGGCTGGTGTTTATGCACACCAGCGAGATTCGCGATTGGCCGCGCGACCAGCGCGGCTGTCCGGAGAGCCCGCGGCGCGGGCCGGGGTATCTCAACGAGCATGTGGCCAACTACGTGCTGCTGTACGCCGACGGGACCGAGGCCTCGGCCGAGATTCGCCGGCGGCACCAGATCGGGCCCATGCAGCGCGGCTGGGGGGAGAACTGCTTCCAGGCCGTGGCGATGCACAAGCCCCACCCGGTGCCGGCCAACCACGAGAAGCCCAGCCACGGCTGGGGCTGGACGCAGACGCGGGCGGCTAGCGGCGACATGGGCTGGTGGGTCAACTGGCTGTGGGCGATGGAGAATCCGCACCCTGAAAAGAAGATCGTCGCCCTGCGATTCGAGAGCGTCTCGGGCATGATCGCCATCAGCGCGGTGACGGCCGGCAACGTTGCGAGCAACCCGCTGGTGTGGGGCACGCGGCAGAAGGCCGTGCTGACCTTGCCTGCCGGGGCAAATTGGGATTCCACGCTGGACGACAACGGGCGGCTCGCGCAGATCGCCCTGGACATGGGGCAGGTGATCTCGGCAGCGCCGCGGCTGGAGTATCCATCCGGCGCCGCCTGGACGCGCACGTACAACAATCAGATGCCCGGGGTGAACCCGCGCGAGATCGTCGTCGAGTACGCCGCCCACGCTGACGCGGCGTTTCACCTGGCCGGCGGCAGGAAGATCCCGGTGGCACAGGCTTTCCAGCCTGTGTCCTCACAGCTATCTTTGTCCTCACAGCCTGGAAAGGCTGTGCTACCCTCACAGCCTGGAAAGGCTGTGCCACTTGTGGCGATCGCCCCGGCTACTCAGCGCGTGACGCTGCGCGTGGTCGAGCAAGGCGGCAAGAAACCCGTCGCGGCCAAGCTGCACGTTCACGGCGCGGCGGGCGAGTACCTGCCGCCGGTGGACCGCCACCGCATCCCCAACGCGTGCTGGTACGAGGACTGGAGCGTGGACTTCGTCCACGGCGGCCACCTGTGCTCGTACATCCCCGGCGAGACGACGCTCAACCTGCCGCTGGGCAAGGTGTACGTCGAAGTGTCGAAGGGCTTCGAGATTCGCCCGGTGCGCAAGGTCGTCACCGTGACGGCCGCGACGAAGGAGATCGTCATCCCCATCGAGCGCGTGCTGCCCTGGCGGCAGGCCGGGTGGGTCAGCGCCGACACGCATGTGCATTTCCTCTCGCCGCATTCGGCGCTGCTGGAGGGCGCGGGCGAGGGCGTCAACGTGGTGAACCTGCTGGCCAGCCAGTGGGGCGAGCTGATGACCAACGTGGGCGACTTCGACGGCAAGACGCTCGGCGAGAAGGCTACCGGCGGCGACGGCGAGCACCTGGTGCGCGTCGGCACCGAGAACCGCCAGCACATCCTGGGGCACATCTCGCTGCTGGGCTACCGCCCGCCGATCATCGCCCCGATGACCACCGGCGGGGCCGACGAGGCCGCCATCGGCGACGGCGTCGAATGCCTGCTGACCGAGTGGGCCCGCATGTGCAAACGCCAGGGCGGCGTGGTGATCGTGCCGCACTTCCCCGCCCCCCGGGCCGAGCACGCCGCTGCCATCGTCGACGGCGCCGTCTCGGGCGTCGAGATGACCTCCTGGGGCAACCTCTATTACGGCATCGACGCGTACTCGCTGTGCGACTGGTACCGCTACCTCAACTGCGGGTACTTCGTGGCCGCCGTCGGCGGCACCGACAAGATGTCCGCCAACACGGCCGTGGGCACTGTGCGCACGTACGCGCAGATCCGGCGCGGGCAGGCGTTCACGTACGAGGCGTGGAAGCAGGCCATCCGCGACGGCCGCACGTTCGTGACGTTCGGTCCGCTGCTCGACTTCGCCGTCGAAGGGCGCCCCAGCGGCACGCGCATCGCCATGAAGGCCACCGGCGGCACGGTCGACGTGACATACCGCGTCGCCAGCGTGACCGTGCCGATGACCAAGGTCGAGCTGATCGTCAACGGCGAGGTTCGCGACAGCCGCCGCGTGGACCCCTCCGGCGACATCGGCCACTGGTCGCTCAAGATCGACCGCAGCTCGTGGGTGGCGCTGCTGGTGCGGGCGAAGTACAAGGACAAGCCCGAAATGATCGCCGCGCACAGCTCGCCGGTGATTGTCGACGTCAAGGGCAGCGAGTTCTTCGCCGCGGCCGACGCCATGACGATCCTGGAACAGATCGAAGGCGCGATGGCGTACCTGGACACGGTGGGTCCGCGCCACAGCGCCACGGCCCACCGCCGCATGCGCCTGGTGCTGACGGGCGTCCACCGCAAGCTGCACAACCGCATGCACCAGCACGGCGAGTTCCACAACCACACGCCCACGGCCGACCACCGCGAGCATCATTAA
- a CDS encoding HEAT repeat domain-containing protein — translation MRSAALTAVLAALSAGAAAQTAGEAASQPAQPSTQAASEPSAAAPVEAVPGMTAALKDMLTYQSGKSADAIEAVAEIVKSATPEVRTQLVEYFVKVLDNKIKSTLDCRIFVCRQLALIGTTEAVDCLAKAMNSDDLFSTTVQSLEAIPLPQAGETLRVALKRFKGRQLISLIDSAGRRRDEQAIDALLGFVSPDNDAILAAAIAALSRIATPDAAAALVKAYGKAPSRYRPSIAQARLRVAREMVAAGKIDAAMTICEQLTGEDVPVVLRLSALHGLAATAPTRAAPVVTRLLINPDPAMAAKARELARSMVGSAVTEAMGRDMKDLDAAAQVALLGVLVERNDPAARSAIMTAAGGEHASARLAAVVALAKLGDAACVPMLAEMTGAEEPLAAAARATLRALQGRAVDQAIIWAIKPAKNNIKVELFRCLADRKTAWAVPELLQACTDDDEIVRSEAFKTLAAVAEVRYLPMLVRRMLAATGDNDRPAAESAVALCGRRSGDLDKAVILVAKSLSVSEDLRDRCSLLRAIGGIGGGQALKIVHAAAKDPNEAIRDAAAQCIINWPDASVLDDLIEIITKSENLDHHAAALRAYLRQAAALRRDNPAQALDMYRRALMLAKRDDEKRLVLSDIADMPSLDTLMLAGHHLADQALQSQAAASILVISRSIARQYRHDVTQALQAVLKTKCDGLVLSGARELLTALEGGQDHILSWKLAGPYTQPDKGPTELFDIPFPPETHDAPVVWRPITAGGDASRPWAVDLSKAVEGLHNCTAYLRTSIYSPDDRQAKLETGSDDGLRAWINGKQVIAANSRRGISIAQDHATVTLNKGWNVLLLKVTQADGNFAACARIRGADNKPIEGLRENADLP, via the coding sequence ATGCGTTCTGCCGCACTGACGGCTGTCCTGGCGGCGCTGTCGGCCGGTGCGGCGGCCCAGACCGCCGGCGAAGCGGCTTCACAGCCGGCTCAACCTTCGACCCAGGCCGCGTCCGAACCCTCCGCCGCAGCGCCCGTCGAAGCAGTTCCCGGGATGACCGCCGCTCTCAAGGACATGCTGACCTACCAGTCCGGAAAGAGCGCCGACGCCATCGAGGCCGTCGCTGAGATCGTCAAGTCCGCCACGCCCGAAGTGCGAACGCAACTGGTGGAGTACTTCGTCAAGGTACTCGACAACAAAATCAAATCCACCCTCGACTGCAGAATATTCGTCTGCCGCCAACTGGCCCTGATCGGCACGACCGAGGCGGTCGACTGCCTCGCCAAGGCGATGAACAGCGACGACCTGTTCTCCACAACCGTCCAGTCGCTCGAAGCGATCCCCCTGCCCCAGGCGGGCGAGACCCTGCGCGTCGCCCTGAAGCGGTTCAAAGGGCGCCAGCTCATCAGCCTGATCGACTCGGCCGGTCGCCGTCGCGACGAGCAGGCCATCGACGCGCTGCTGGGGTTCGTTTCGCCGGACAACGACGCGATCCTGGCCGCGGCTATCGCCGCGCTGTCGCGCATCGCCACGCCGGACGCCGCCGCGGCGCTGGTCAAGGCCTATGGCAAGGCGCCGTCGCGCTACCGCCCGTCGATCGCCCAGGCGCGCCTCCGGGTGGCGCGCGAGATGGTCGCCGCCGGGAAGATCGACGCGGCGATGACCATCTGCGAGCAACTCACCGGCGAGGATGTTCCGGTGGTGCTGCGACTGTCCGCCCTGCACGGGCTGGCCGCCACCGCCCCGACCCGCGCCGCCCCCGTGGTGACGCGGCTGTTGATCAACCCCGATCCGGCGATGGCGGCCAAGGCCCGCGAACTCGCCCGCTCGATGGTCGGCTCGGCGGTTACCGAGGCGATGGGGCGCGACATGAAGGATCTTGACGCCGCCGCGCAGGTGGCCCTGCTGGGCGTGCTGGTCGAACGCAACGACCCCGCCGCGCGATCGGCCATCATGACCGCGGCCGGCGGCGAACACGCCTCCGCGCGCCTGGCGGCCGTCGTGGCCCTGGCCAAACTTGGCGACGCCGCCTGCGTGCCCATGCTGGCGGAGATGACCGGCGCAGAGGAACCCCTTGCCGCCGCCGCCCGAGCGACGCTGCGGGCCCTGCAAGGCCGCGCCGTCGACCAGGCGATCATCTGGGCGATCAAGCCTGCCAAGAACAATATCAAAGTCGAGCTCTTCCGCTGCCTGGCCGACCGCAAGACCGCCTGGGCCGTCCCCGAGCTGCTCCAAGCCTGCACCGATGACGACGAGATCGTTCGCAGCGAGGCGTTCAAAACCCTCGCCGCCGTCGCCGAGGTGCGATACCTGCCCATGCTCGTCCGCCGCATGCTCGCCGCCACCGGCGACAATGACCGCCCCGCCGCAGAGTCGGCCGTCGCCCTCTGTGGGCGCCGAAGCGGCGACCTGGACAAGGCCGTCATCCTCGTCGCAAAGTCGCTGAGCGTCAGCGAAGACCTCCGCGACCGCTGCAGCCTGCTGCGGGCCATCGGAGGCATCGGCGGCGGACAGGCCCTCAAGATCGTCCACGCCGCCGCCAAAGACCCCAACGAAGCCATCCGCGACGCCGCCGCCCAGTGCATCATCAATTGGCCCGACGCTTCGGTGCTCGACGACCTCATCGAGATCATCACCAAGAGCGAGAATCTCGACCACCACGCCGCCGCCCTGCGCGCGTATCTGCGCCAGGCCGCGGCGCTGCGGCGCGACAACCCCGCCCAGGCGCTCGATATGTACCGCCGCGCCCTCATGCTCGCCAAGCGAGACGACGAGAAGCGGCTGGTCCTGTCAGATATCGCCGACATGCCCTCACTCGACACGCTGATGCTGGCGGGCCATCACCTTGCCGACCAGGCCCTGCAGTCGCAGGCCGCCGCGTCGATCCTGGTCATCTCAAGGTCCATCGCCCGCCAGTACCGCCACGACGTCACGCAGGCCCTGCAGGCGGTCCTGAAGACCAAGTGCGACGGCCTCGTGCTCTCCGGCGCGCGTGAACTGCTCACCGCCCTGGAAGGCGGACAGGACCATATCCTGAGCTGGAAGCTCGCCGGCCCCTATACGCAGCCGGACAAGGGCCCGACCGAACTGTTCGACATCCCCTTCCCGCCCGAGACCCACGACGCCCCCGTCGTCTGGCGGCCGATCACCGCCGGCGGCGACGCCTCGCGCCCCTGGGCGGTGGACCTGAGCAAGGCCGTCGAGGGGCTCCACAACTGCACCGCGTATCTTCGCACGAGCATCTACAGCCCGGATGATCGCCAGGCCAAGCTCGAAACCGGCAGCGACGACGGCCTGCGGGCCTGGATCAACGGAAAGCAGGTAATCGCCGCCAATTCGCGGCGCGGGATCAGCATCGCCCAGGACCACGCCACCGTCACCCTCAACAAGGGATGGAACGTGCTGCTGCTGAAGGTGACCCAGGCCGACGGCAACTTCGCCGCCTGCGCCCGAATCCGCGGCGCCGACAACAAACCCATCGAAGGCCTGCGCGAAAACGCCGACCTGCCCTAG
- the dnaK gene encoding molecular chaperone DnaK, translated as MAATDKIIGIDLGTTNSVVAILEGKEPKVLINQQGSRLTPSVVAFTDKGERLVGQPAKHQQVTNPTNTIYSIKRFMGRRHNEVASEEKMVPYEIVGGAEDLVKVKVAGKLYTPQEISSMILGDLKKTAEDYLGQEVKRAVITVPAYFNDSQRTATKEAGEIAGLKVERIINEPTAAALAYGLDKKKNEKVAVFDFGGGTFDISILDIGDNVFEVLSTNGDTHLGGDDIDEVLIHFIADEFRRNEGIDLRNDPMALQRLKEAAEKAKCELSTAMEANINLPFITATAEGPKHLTMTLTRAKFEGLCEELFQRLVGPCKRALSDAKLSPKDVDEAVLVGGSTRIPRVRQIVKELFAKEPNKSVNPDEVVAIGAAIQGAILGGEVEEQMVLLDVTPLSLGVETLGGVMTKLIERNTTIPTEKKETFSTAADNQPEVTIHVLQGEREFAADNRTLGRFNLTGLPPAPRGMPQIEVAFKIDANGILNVHAKDLGTGKEHSIEIKGSSGLSSAEIEKMRKDAESHAEDDRKRRELIEAKNKGDQLAYTAEKALKDMGDKVGAQERGDIESAISRLREALKGDDMSAITRATEALEQASHKVAEEMYKKAGAAGGAPGGEQTPPPGAGGEGKEPKGGEDVIDAEYEVKDEK; from the coding sequence ATGGCAGCGACTGACAAGATTATTGGAATCGACCTGGGCACGACCAACAGCGTGGTGGCGATCCTCGAGGGCAAAGAGCCCAAGGTGCTGATCAACCAGCAGGGCAGCCGCCTGACGCCGTCGGTGGTGGCCTTTACCGACAAGGGCGAGCGACTGGTAGGTCAGCCCGCCAAACACCAGCAGGTGACCAACCCGACCAACACCATCTACTCGATCAAGCGCTTCATGGGCCGGCGGCACAACGAAGTGGCGTCGGAAGAAAAGATGGTGCCCTACGAGATCGTCGGCGGGGCCGAAGACCTGGTCAAGGTCAAGGTCGCCGGCAAACTCTACACGCCCCAGGAAATCAGCTCGATGATCCTGGGCGACCTGAAGAAGACCGCTGAGGACTACCTCGGCCAGGAAGTCAAACGCGCCGTCATCACCGTGCCGGCGTACTTCAACGACTCGCAGCGCACCGCCACCAAGGAAGCCGGCGAGATCGCCGGACTCAAAGTCGAGCGCATCATCAACGAGCCCACGGCGGCCGCCCTGGCGTACGGGCTGGACAAGAAGAAGAACGAGAAGGTCGCGGTCTTCGACTTCGGCGGCGGCACGTTCGACATCTCGATCCTGGATATCGGCGACAACGTCTTCGAGGTGCTCAGCACCAACGGCGACACGCACCTCGGCGGCGACGACATCGACGAGGTCCTGATCCACTTCATCGCCGACGAGTTCCGCCGCAACGAGGGCATCGACCTGCGCAACGACCCGATGGCCCTGCAGCGGCTCAAAGAGGCCGCCGAAAAGGCCAAGTGCGAACTGTCGACGGCGATGGAAGCCAACATCAACCTGCCCTTCATCACCGCCACGGCCGAGGGACCCAAGCACCTGACGATGACCCTGACGCGGGCGAAGTTCGAAGGCCTGTGCGAGGAGCTGTTCCAGCGACTGGTCGGCCCGTGCAAGCGGGCGCTGTCGGACGCCAAGCTCTCGCCCAAGGACGTCGACGAGGCCGTGCTGGTGGGCGGCTCGACGCGCATCCCGCGCGTGCGGCAGATCGTCAAGGAGCTCTTCGCCAAAGAGCCCAACAAGTCGGTCAACCCCGACGAGGTCGTGGCCATCGGCGCGGCCATCCAGGGCGCGATCCTGGGCGGCGAGGTCGAGGAGCAGATGGTGCTGCTGGATGTCACGCCGCTGTCGCTGGGCGTCGAGACCCTCGGCGGCGTGATGACCAAGCTCATCGAACGCAACACGACCATCCCGACCGAAAAGAAGGAAACCTTCTCGACGGCTGCGGACAACCAGCCCGAAGTGACTATTCACGTGCTGCAGGGCGAGCGCGAGTTCGCCGCAGACAACCGCACGCTGGGGCGTTTCAACCTGACGGGTCTTCCGCCGGCGCCTCGGGGCATGCCGCAGATCGAGGTGGCGTTCAAGATCGACGCCAACGGCATTCTCAACGTTCACGCCAAGGACCTGGGCACGGGCAAGGAGCACTCGATCGAGATCAAGGGCTCCAGCGGACTGTCCAGTGCCGAGATCGAGAAGATGCGCAAGGACGCCGAGAGCCACGCCGAGGACGATCGCAAGCGCCGCGAGCTGATCGAGGCCAAGAACAAGGGCGACCAACTCGCTTACACGGCGGAGAAGGCCCTCAAGGACATGGGCGACAAGGTCGGCGCGCAGGAGCGCGGCGACATCGAGTCGGCCATCTCGCGACTGCGTGAGGCCCTCAAGGGCGACGACATGAGCGCCATCACCCGCGCGACCGAGGCGCTCGAGCAGGCCTCGCACAAGGTTGCCGAGGAGATGTACAAGAAGGCCGGCGCGGCCGGCGGCGCCCCCGGCGGCGAGCAGACCCCGCCCCCCGGAGCCGGCGGCGAAGGCAAAGAACCCAAAGGCGGCGAAGATGTCATCGACGCCGAATACGAGGTCAAGGACGAGAAGTAA
- a CDS encoding glucose-6-phosphate isomerase: protein MIQLYWKNASSDVVTDKNGISRGDLDTLAPAVAAAHRVVQEQIHDGHLGYAKLPTRRDYRDAVMALVNRYRGNTTDLVVLGIGGSALGNIALQAALNPATYNLMGDKVRPGPRLFVLDNVDPAMISDTLKIVRRRLKTTLVNVISKSGETAETASAFMIFRQELKKKLGDDFAQRIVATTDLAKGTLHDIATAEGYPMLAVPDDVGGRFSVLSPVGLFSAAMCGIDIDALLGGAAAMRARLEQSDWRANIGCVLAAITYLSFARKGKPMHVMMPYSNRLYLLADWYRQLWAESLGKNVDRQNAPVVVGPTPIKALGTTDQHSQVQLYREGPNDKLTIFLEVEKHPDNVRVPKSFDEIAGLSYLGGAQMGKLLNAEKLATEFAMAKSLRPTVTLRLPEITPAGVGEFIYLFEYVTSLMGEMLNIDAYNQPAVELGKKATFALMGRGGYEDVAKEMKPFTRLDKDYLL from the coding sequence ATGATCCAGCTTTATTGGAAGAACGCTTCCAGCGACGTCGTCACCGATAAGAACGGAATCTCCCGGGGCGACCTGGACACACTGGCCCCGGCCGTCGCGGCTGCGCACCGCGTGGTGCAGGAACAGATTCATGACGGTCACCTGGGATACGCCAAGCTGCCCACGCGGCGCGACTATCGCGACGCGGTGATGGCGCTGGTGAATCGCTACCGGGGCAATACGACGGACCTGGTGGTGCTGGGGATCGGCGGCAGCGCCTTGGGCAACATCGCCCTGCAGGCGGCGCTGAACCCCGCCACGTACAATTTGATGGGCGACAAGGTGCGCCCCGGCCCGCGCCTGTTCGTGCTCGACAACGTCGACCCGGCGATGATCTCCGACACGCTCAAGATCGTCCGCCGCCGCCTCAAGACCACGCTGGTCAACGTGATCTCCAAGAGCGGCGAGACGGCCGAGACCGCCAGCGCGTTCATGATCTTCCGCCAGGAGCTCAAAAAGAAGCTCGGCGACGACTTCGCCCAGCGCATCGTCGCCACCACCGACCTGGCCAAGGGCACGCTGCACGATATCGCCACGGCCGAGGGCTACCCCATGCTGGCGGTGCCCGACGACGTCGGCGGGCGCTTCAGCGTGCTCTCGCCGGTGGGGCTGTTCAGCGCCGCCATGTGCGGGATCGACATCGACGCGCTGTTGGGCGGGGCCGCCGCCATGCGGGCGCGGCTCGAGCAGAGCGACTGGCGGGCGAACATCGGCTGCGTGCTGGCGGCTATCACGTACCTGTCCTTTGCCCGCAAGGGCAAGCCGATGCACGTGATGATGCCTTACTCCAACCGTCTGTACCTTCTGGCCGACTGGTACCGCCAGCTCTGGGCCGAATCGCTGGGCAAGAACGTCGACCGCCAGAACGCCCCGGTCGTCGTCGGGCCCACGCCGATCAAGGCCCTGGGCACCACCGACCAGCACAGCCAGGTGCAGCTCTACCGCGAAGGCCCCAACGACAAGCTGACGATCTTCCTGGAAGTCGAGAAGCATCCGGACAACGTCCGCGTGCCCAAGAGCTTCGACGAGATCGCCGGGCTCTCATACCTGGGCGGCGCCCAGATGGGCAAGCTCCTCAACGCCGAGAAGCTGGCCACCGAGTTCGCCATGGCCAAGTCGCTGCGTCCGACGGTCACGCTGCGACTTCCCGAGATCACCCCCGCCGGCGTCGGCGAGTTCATCTACCTCTTCGAGTACGTCACCAGTTTGATGGGCGAGATGCTCAACATCGACGCCTACAACCAGCCTGCCGTCGAACTGGGCAAAAAAGCCACCTTCGCCCTCATGGGCCGCGGCGGTTATGAAGACGTCGCCAAAGAAATGAAGCCCTTCACGCGATTGGATAAGGACTACCTGCTCTAA